A region of the Microbacterium sp. SL75 genome:
AGAGCGACATGGTCGACGACGAGGAGATCCTGGAGCTCGTCGAGCTCGAGGTTCGCGAGCTGCTGTCGTCGCAGGACTTCGACGGCGACAACGCCCCCGTCGTTCGCGTCTCGGGCCTGAAGGCTCTCGAGGGTGACGAGCAGTGGGTCAACGCCATCGTCGAGCTCATGGAAGCCGTCGACGAGTCGATCCCCGACCCGGTGCGTGACAAGGACAAGCCCTTCCTCATGCCCATCGAGGACGTCTTCACGATCACCGGTCGTGGCACGGTCGTCACCGGCCGCGCCGAGCGCGGTACCCTCGCGATCAACTCCGAGGTTGAGATCGTCGGCATCCGCCCGACGCAGAAGACCACGGTCACCGGTATCGAGATGTTCCACAAGCAGCTCGACGAGGCCTGGGCCGGCGAGAACTGCGGTCTGCTCCTTCGCGGCACCAAGCGTGACGACGTCGAGCGCGGCCAGGTCGTCGTCAAGCCCGGTTCGGTCACCCCGCACACCAACTTCGAGGGCACGGCGTACATCCTGTCCAAGGAAGAGGGCGGCCGCCACAACCCGTTCTTCACGAACTACCGCCCGCAGTTCTACTTCCGCACCACCGACGTGACCGGCGTCATCACGCTGCCCGAGGGCACCGAGATGGTCATGCCCGGTGACACCACGGAGATGTCGGTCGAGCTCATCCAGCCGATCGCCATGGAAGAGGGCCTCGGCTACGCGATCCGTGAGGGTGGCCGCACCGTCGGTGCCGGTACCGTCACCAAGATCCTCAAGTAAGTCCTTCCAGACTTCACTCGGCACAGGCCGGGCCTTCGGGCCCGGCCTTTGTCGTTCCCGGATGTGCTCTACACCAGTCGCACCCGACGCCCGCGGGGGTTTCGGTTGCCGCTACCCCGCGGTCAGAATCGAACCGGGGTCGGCGTGCCAGCCGACCGAGTCTGCGAAGGAGACGCACATGGGAGTGGACGACATCATCGCCAAGGGCAAGAAGCTCCTCGACGAGAACCGCGACAAGATCGAAGAGGCGCTCAAGAGCGAGAAGGCCGAAGAGGTCAGCGACAAGGTGCTCGACGGAGCGGCCGACGCGATCAAGAAGATCGTTCCGGCGGAACATCACGCGAAGGTCGACGAGACGCGCGCGAACGTGGACAAGCACATCGGGAACGCGTGACCAGAGGCGAAGTCATCGGCGCCGCTCCCTGTTTCGGGGGCGGCGCCGCTGCTGTCGGCGGGGGTTTTACTGAGGATCAGCCGCGCGCGACACGCCCGGGTTTGCGACATGACCGGGGCGTACGTAGACTAGTCCAGTTCCACATTCCGGTGCGTGCTCGGCGCGCGCCAGGATCACTGTCAGGGCAGTGCACAGGCGGCGCGAGAGCGCAGGGTCCTGGGCCGCGGGCAGCAGAACACACACCGAAACCCCTTCATCCCCTTGTGGGATTCGTGCGCGTGCGTGCGAGGGGCGGGCCGGATGCCGAGTCTTCCGGTTTGACAGCTGAACAGGGTGCAGCATCCCTCGCGCGAGCGAGGGGAAGTGCCAGGGCGCGATAGCGCCACCGTGCGTCCAATGCCCCAGGTCGGGTAAGACGCGAGAAAGAGAGAGAGCAGACAATGGCGGGACAGAAGATCCGCATTCGCCTGAAGTCGTACGACCACGCTGGGCTCGACTCGTCGGCCCGCAAGATCGTCGACACCGTGACCCGTGCCGGCGCCACCGTGGTGGGCCCGGTTCCCCTGCCGACCGAGAAGAACGTCGTGTGCGTCATCCGGTCGCCCCACAAGTACAAGGACAGCCGCGAGCACTTCGAGATGCGCACCCACAAGCGCCTCATCGACATCATCGACCCGACGCCCAAGGCCGTCGACTCGCTGATGCGCCTCGACCTTCCTGCCGATGTCAACATCGAGATCAAGCTCTGAGGTTCGACATGGCTGACATCAACTCCAAGATCTCCAAGGGCCTCCTCGGCACCAAGCTCGGCATGACCCAGGTGTGGGACGAGAACGGCAAGCTCGTTCCCGTCACCGTCATCGAGGTCGCGCCGAACGTCGTGACCCAGCTGCGTTCGCTCGAGAAGGACGGCTACAACGCCGTTCAGATCGGCTACGGCCAGATCGACCCCCGCAAGGTGAACAAGCCC
Encoded here:
- the rpsJ gene encoding 30S ribosomal protein S10, whose product is MAGQKIRIRLKSYDHAGLDSSARKIVDTVTRAGATVVGPVPLPTEKNVVCVIRSPHKYKDSREHFEMRTHKRLIDIIDPTPKAVDSLMRLDLPADVNIEIKL
- the tuf gene encoding elongation factor Tu codes for the protein MAKAKFERTKPHVNIGTIGHVDHGKTTLTAAISKVLADKFPSATNVQRDFASIDSAPEERQRGITINISHVEYETPKRHYAHVDAPGHADYIKNMITGAAQMDGAILVVAATDGPMAQTREHVLLAKQVGVPYLLVALNKSDMVDDEEILELVELEVRELLSSQDFDGDNAPVVRVSGLKALEGDEQWVNAIVELMEAVDESIPDPVRDKDKPFLMPIEDVFTITGRGTVVTGRAERGTLAINSEVEIVGIRPTQKTTVTGIEMFHKQLDEAWAGENCGLLLRGTKRDDVERGQVVVKPGSVTPHTNFEGTAYILSKEEGGRHNPFFTNYRPQFYFRTTDVTGVITLPEGTEMVMPGDTTEMSVELIQPIAMEEGLGYAIREGGRTVGAGTVTKILK